A region from the Candidatus Methanoperedens sp. genome encodes:
- a CDS encoding archaeosine biosynthesis radical SAM protein RaSEA — protein sequence MSLTKVVRDIRARQKVKFNPPDKPTAVWTGKDLLDGKPVSSLTIIFQTQGCRWNNCTMCGYVYDSAQKPPSHDELMKQFEYAMSRCKDDEFIVKIFTSGSFLDDGEIAPETRKEMLSRLRADLRVKKVIAETRPEYVTKEKLSESIAALGKRFEVAVGLETTNDMIRKDCINKGFSFSDFMRASEVAGKEGVTVKAYLLLKPPFLSEGVAINDMINSIHDVAPYAGTISINLCNVQKGTLVDEMFERGDYRPPWLWSAVEVLKMGKEASPDTVIMSDPVGAGSARGPHNCGECDKDVAEAIRIFSLTQDTGVFANLDCECLELWKKVVELEDFTFGAPMVK from the coding sequence ATGTCACTTACTAAAGTTGTGCGGGATATCCGCGCAAGACAGAAAGTCAAATTTAATCCGCCTGATAAACCAACTGCTGTCTGGACAGGCAAGGACTTGCTCGACGGCAAGCCTGTTTCTTCGCTTACGATAATTTTCCAGACTCAAGGATGTCGATGGAATAACTGCACCATGTGCGGGTACGTGTATGACAGCGCACAAAAACCTCCTTCGCATGATGAACTTATGAAGCAGTTTGAATATGCAATGTCGCGCTGCAAGGATGATGAGTTCATTGTAAAGATATTCACCTCGGGCAGCTTTTTAGACGATGGCGAGATTGCTCCAGAGACAAGAAAAGAGATGCTTTCGCGCCTCAGAGCAGATTTAAGGGTTAAAAAAGTGATTGCTGAAACGAGACCCGAATATGTTACAAAAGAGAAATTATCCGAATCCATCGCGGCTCTTGGCAAGAGATTTGAGGTCGCAGTCGGGCTTGAAACCACTAATGACATGATACGTAAGGATTGCATCAATAAAGGTTTTTCGTTCTCGGATTTTATGAGGGCAAGCGAGGTTGCAGGGAAAGAAGGTGTGACAGTCAAAGCTTACCTGTTGTTGAAACCGCCCTTCCTTTCAGAGGGGGTTGCCATTAACGACATGATAAATTCCATACATGACGTTGCGCCTTATGCCGGAACAATATCCATCAATCTCTGCAATGTCCAGAAGGGGACGCTTGTGGATGAGATGTTCGAGCGCGGGGATTACCGCCCTCCGTGGCTGTGGAGCGCTGTGGAAGTGCTTAAAATGGGAAAGGAAGCATCTCCCGACACCGTCATAATGTCCGACCCGGTGGGCGCAGGTTCGGCGCGCGGTCCCCATAACTGCGGGGAATGCGATAAGGATGTGGCAGAAGCAATTCGGATTTTCTCGCTGACGCAGGATACCGGCGTTTTTGCTAACCTTGACTGCGAGTGCCTGGAACTGTGGAAAAAAGTTGTTGAGCTTGAGGATTTTACCTTTGGGGCGCCGATGGTGAAATAG
- the guaA gene encoding glutamine-hydrolyzing GMP synthase: protein MVKVDKFIHESIEKIKNNVKGRAIIALSGGVDSSVCAVLAHRAIGEMITPIYIDTGLMRKGETERIRKIFSDMNLQVIDGKKNFLRALKGLTDPEKKRKAIGEAFIREFEKEAHKLGARYLIQGTIYPDRIESEGGIKSHHNVGGLPSVIDFEGIIEPLADLYKDEVREVARALGLPREISDRMPFPGPGLSVRIIGEVTEEKLDVVREANAIVEEELVEEFVPWQTFAALLEKGTGVKGDIRVHGWIIAVRAVSSRDGMTAEAMELPWEVLRKIQSRITSEIPNVSRVLYDLTPKPPATIEFE, encoded by the coding sequence ATGGTCAAAGTTGACAAATTCATCCACGAGAGCATCGAGAAGATTAAAAATAATGTCAAAGGCAGGGCAATAATAGCCCTATCCGGGGGAGTTGACAGCTCGGTCTGCGCGGTGCTCGCACATAGGGCTATAGGCGAGATGATCACGCCTATTTATATTGACACCGGGCTCATGCGCAAAGGGGAGACCGAAAGGATAAGAAAAATCTTTTCCGATATGAACCTCCAGGTTATAGATGGAAAAAAGAATTTCCTCAGGGCACTAAAAGGCTTGACAGACCCTGAGAAAAAAAGGAAGGCTATAGGCGAGGCGTTTATCCGTGAATTCGAGAAAGAAGCCCACAAGCTCGGCGCACGATACCTGATTCAGGGAACTATATACCCTGACAGGATTGAATCTGAAGGCGGGATAAAGAGCCACCATAATGTTGGAGGTCTTCCTTCGGTGATCGATTTTGAGGGCATAATTGAACCGCTGGCAGACCTCTACAAGGACGAGGTACGCGAAGTGGCAAGAGCTCTGGGCTTGCCCAGGGAAATCTCGGACAGGATGCCGTTCCCTGGTCCCGGGCTTTCGGTCAGGATAATAGGCGAGGTGACGGAAGAAAAGCTTGACGTGGTGAGGGAGGCGAATGCCATCGTGGAGGAAGAGCTTGTGGAAGAGTTCGTTCCATGGCAGACATTCGCTGCGCTGCTTGAAAAAGGAACCGGGGTAAAAGGTGATATCAGGGTGCATGGGTGGATAATCGCAGTGCGTGCCGTGAGTTCGAGGGACGGCATGACGGCAGAGGCAATGGAACTTCCGTGGGAAGTCCTGCGAAAAATCCAGTCGCGTATCACAAGCGAGATACCCAATGTTTCAAGGGTGCTGTATGACCTCACGCCCAAACCGCCCGCTACAATCGAGTTTGAATAA
- a CDS encoding ATP-binding cassette domain-containing protein: MEPIIEIRSLSKNYGNFTALDNVSLTIEKGTIFGLLGPNGAGKSTLIKVLSCQTRPSGGHAYISGLDVVLDKKEVLSIIGIVPQENSFYDELTINENLQYFGSLYGVPVIEIKKRSHKILDMLHLSEKSESYAGILSGGMKTRLNIACALIHKPETLILDEPSVGLDPVSRKALWDTIRAVNREGTTILITTHYMEEADLLCDRILIMNRGKIVVEGKPGELKNAAGEHVILITSTPGNYQILKSKIESLESIVSCSVNEKGLKINLRNELPIQTIFEIFETEGEKIKNVESTRPSLEDVFIHAAGEEWH, translated from the coding sequence ATGGAACCAATAATTGAGATTCGTTCCCTGTCAAAAAATTACGGGAACTTCACGGCTCTGGATAATGTCTCCCTGACGATTGAAAAGGGAACAATATTTGGTCTGTTGGGACCCAACGGGGCCGGTAAATCGACGTTGATCAAAGTGCTTTCATGCCAGACAAGACCATCAGGAGGTCATGCCTATATATCAGGTCTTGATGTGGTCTTGGATAAGAAAGAAGTGCTTTCGATTATCGGGATTGTCCCGCAGGAGAACAGCTTCTATGATGAGCTTACCATAAATGAGAACCTGCAGTATTTCGGTTCATTATACGGCGTTCCGGTCATTGAAATTAAGAAAAGGAGCCACAAAATACTGGATATGCTGCATCTATCAGAAAAGAGCGAAAGCTATGCGGGCATACTGTCAGGAGGAATGAAGACAAGGTTGAATATCGCCTGCGCGCTTATCCATAAACCCGAGACGCTGATACTGGATGAGCCCAGTGTGGGGCTTGACCCTGTATCAAGGAAAGCCTTATGGGACACCATCCGGGCCGTGAACAGGGAAGGTACAACGATCCTTATCACAACCCATTACATGGAAGAAGCGGACTTGCTGTGCGACAGGATATTGATAATGAACAGGGGCAAAATCGTTGTCGAAGGAAAACCCGGCGAGCTAAAGAACGCAGCAGGAGAGCATGTCATCCTGATAACAAGCACACCCGGCAATTATCAGATACTAAAAAGCAAGATTGAATCGCTGGAATCCATAGTATCATGCAGTGTTAATGAAAAAGGGTTGAAAATAAATCTCAGGAATGAGCTGCCCATTCAAACAATTTTTGAGATTTTTGAAACGGAAGGCGAGAAAATAAAGAACGTGGAATCCACAAGACCAAGCCTTGAGGATGTATTCATACATGCTGCGGGGGAGGAATGGCATTGA